From one Triticum urartu cultivar G1812 chromosome 3, Tu2.1, whole genome shotgun sequence genomic stretch:
- the LOC125549599 gene encoding uncharacterized protein LOC125549599, whose protein sequence is MASQVIEVNREGAEVYHGAALCAEKAVELLAETNMPLGLLPLADIEEVGYNRTTGFVWLRQKKALTHTFKQIGRLVSYATEVTALVEDRKMKRITGVKSKELLIWVTVCDMYIDKNDHSKITFKTPTGLGRTFPVTAYGKDDDNKNDVAK, encoded by the coding sequence ATGGCCTCGCAGGTGATCGAGGTGAACAGGGAGGGAGCGGAGGTGTACCACGGCGCGGCGTTGTGCGCCGAGAAGGCGGTGGAGCTGCTGGCCGAGACCAACATGCCGCTGGGCCTGCTGCCCCTGGCGGACATCGAGGAGGTCGGCTACAACCGCACCACGGGCTTCGTGTGGCTGCGCCAGAAGAAGGCGCTCACGCACACCTTCAAGCAGATCGGGAGGCTGGTCTCGTATGCCACCGAGGTGACGGCTTTAGTTGAAGACCGCAAGATGAAGCGCATCACGGGGGTTAAGAGCAAGGAGCTCCTCATCTGGGTCACCGTCTGCGACATGTACATCGACAAGAACGACCACTCAAAGATCACATTCAAGACGCCCACCGGACTGGGAAGGACCTTCCCCGTCACCGCCTACGGAAAGGACGACGACAACAAGAACGACGTGGCCAAATAA